TGCTCATCTAGGAGCGATTGCTCACTGCGCCGAAATCCTCCGCGCCTACTGCGAACTGGGGAATGGGGATTGAGTTCTGAGTTTTGAGTTTTGAGTTTTGAGTTTAAGCTCCCTTTCCTCAGACTCCGAGACGCGATAAATGGGCGCCTCTACAAGGAATGGGGACTCCAGACTCTGGACGCCGAATTTACGATTACCAATTCCCCTGAAAATTGATCCCCGCAATTGCCTACAATAAAGCGAGGTAATTGATCTCACGTGAAAATATGCCCAAAACTGTTGCCGACGTTATGAGCCACGACCCCATAGTGGTATCGCCCCAAACGCCTCTCAAGGAGGCTATCCAAATCCTAGCGGAACGACGCATCAGTGGTTTGCCAGTTGTCGATGAACTGGGCAAATTAGTGGGTGTCATTTCCGAAACTGACTTGATGTGGCGGGAAACTGGAGCGACGCCGCCACCATATTTCATGATTCTAGATAGCGTTATTTATCTGGAAAACCCAGGTCGCTACGAACAAGAACTCCACAAGGCTTTGGGGCAAACTGTTGGGGAAGTGATGACATCGGAGGCAATTACCATTAAACCGGATAAACCCTTGCGGGAAGCGGCGAAGTTGATGCATGACAAGAACATCCGTCGCTTGCCAGTCATTGATGCTGCGGGTTTGGTGATTGGGATGCTGACGCGGGGAGATATTGTGCGGGCAATGGCGGCGGAGTAATGCGATCGCTCAGTTTCGCCCATTCGCTATTCTTTGTTAGTTGGAAGAATATCAAACCCCCTTTTGCAACAGCCAGTTTAACCTGCCATATACACTAAATATGTGTGTTTGAGCATTGTTTTCCTCTTTACCTTAAATCAAAATCCAAAATATAAAATCCAACCTTGATATGACCGTTACTCCTGAGTCTGTGAAAGAATTGCTGGATTCTGAGAATTTTGGCGAGCGCTTACGCGGCATTAATCAGTTGCGCCAGTTAGAAAAAGCGATAGCGTTTGAGTTGATCCAGCCTGTTGTTAATGACAGCAACACGAGGGTGAGATATGCTGCTATCAGCCAACTGGATACGTTGGGAGAGCAGGATTTATCTAAAACTTTCACAATTTTGCGCGATCGCCTGCTTAATGACTCAGAACCCGACGTTCAAGCTGCCGCCGCTGATGCCCTTGGTGCGTTGCGGATGACAGATGCTTTTGAAGATATGCAGCGCCTTTACCAAAATTCCCCTGAGTGGCTCGTCCAGTTCAGCATTATTGCCGCTTTGGGAGAAATGGGCGACAGCCGTGCTTTTGAGCTGCTAAAGTCCGCTCTCATTTCTGAAAATCAACTGATACGAACTGCTGCTGTCTCTTCATTTGGGGAACTTGGCGATAGCCGTGCGGTTTCTCTGCTCGTTCCCTATGCAACAGATGAAGATTGGCAAATTCGCTACAGAGTCGTACAGGCGCTTAATCGACTGGGTGGCGATGAGGCACGCAAAGTTATAGAAACTTTGGCTAAAGATGAAGTTGAGCAAGTCGCACAAGAGGCTCAAGCTTCTTTGAAATAAGTCTAACCACTTTTGGCGATCGCATTGCCCCAGAGCATCTACTTGCATCTGGGGCTTTCTGTCAATACTTTCACAGCGCACTACCCACATATTGCCCTCTGCTTACTACTAGCTATCTCTATTGCCTGGATGCTTTGCGATGCTACTACTATTAAAGTAAAGTAAAGTTGTGTAAAGAAATTATTACTTTTCTATTCCTCTCGTACAGAAATATATCCTTCTTGTCCGCACACACTTGAGACTGGAAATATAACATCACGATGCAGCAACGCTTTCCCCAACGAATTTTGGTATCCTTGGCCGCATTTTTCATAGCATTGTCCCTCTGGGCAATTGCTCCCGTCGCCTACGCCTACGACAACCCCAACTTACTGCCTAACGCCCCCACCCCAATCATTGACTTAGCCAAATCCCTTACCGCTACTCAGGAAGAGGCGCTAGCTAAAAACTTAGAAAGCTTTGAAGCAGAAACAGGCTGGAAGCTCAGAGTTTTGACCCAATTTGACCGCACCCCCGGTCGCGCCGTCAGAGACTTTTGGCATCTAGACGATAAAAGCATCTTGCTCGTAGCTGATACACGAGGCGGCAATATTCTTAACTTCAATGTCGGCGATACAATCTATAAAATGATGCCCCGTACCTTCTGGATTGAGTTACAAACTCGGTTCGGCAATATGTACTACGTGCGGGAAAACGGCGAAGACGGAGCCATCCTTGGAGCTTTAGAAACGCTCAAAACCTGTCTGCGCCGGGGAGGTTGCAGCGTTGTACCCGGACTGCCAAAAGAGCAGTGGATTCTCACTCTGATTACTTCTACATTGGGCGGAGTTATCTTTGGCTTTGCCTCCATACCCCGCAAAGAGGGACAGGTTTTTGCTTGGCAGTGGGCTTTAATTTTCTCGCCTCTATGGGGAATTTTGTTTCTTGCCTTCGGTGTTGGCCCAGTTGTCACCCGAACCTCAGAATGGTTGCCTCTATTTCGCAACGTCGCCGGGTTCGCAATTGGTGCCTTGGTGGCTTACCTCTCACCCACATTCACTCAGTCTACAACTTCTGAGACTTAGAGAATTTCGGCTTTTAGATGCCCCCCTCAATAGGGGGGTATGTGTATATTGTGCTACGCTTGCAACGCAAAGAGATTTTCACTTGCAGTTACAATCTCAAATCTAAAATCCTCAGTCTGATAAGCTGAAAGCTGATAGAAGCAATCTTGGAAAAGATATAAGCTTCGCTCTTTGCAGCCCCATAGCGTATAAAAAGCCCACTTACGATGGAATGGCACGTAACAGATGCCCAAAGTTTGGCAATTATCGATCGAGAAATTGGCGACCACGCATTCTCTCCAGCAGAATACGAAATTGTGCGACGGGTTATCTACGCCACAGCTGATTTTGAATATAAGTCTTTAATTCGTTTTTCTGAACGTGCCTTACAAGCTGGGGCAGCAGCATTGGCGGCTAGGAGTACTATTGTGGTTGATGCGCCAATGGTACAAGTTGGCATCACCCCCCAAATCCAAAGCACCTTCGCTAACCCCGTGTATTGCAGTATGGAAGCACTTACACGACCGCAAAAAGAAAAAACTCGTGCGGCTTGGGGTATTGAAACCTTAGCCAAACGTTATCCAGAAGGTATTTTTGTTGTTGGTCAGGCTCAGACTGCTCTTACTGCACTCGTCGAGCTAATTGAAGCTGAGGAAATTAGACCTGCTTTGGTCATTGGTTCGCCTTCGGGTTTTATCGATGTGGATGTTGCCAAAGATAGGCTGAAAGATTCTCTCATTCCTCACATCCGCATTGAAGGTCGCAAGGGCAGTTCTGTTGTGGCATCTGCTATTGTCAGCGGATTAGTAGATTTGGCATGGCAAGCCTACGGTCAAGCTCCCCACAATATGGGGTAGTAGATATCATTTTTGTTTTTAATTGTTTTATGCAAACAGCAGATAATTGGCAAACTTTTAACTGTTGCTTGCATAAAAAAATGCTATAAATTTTGATTTTTAAATATATTTATTCTGGTAAATAATCATTTTTATGATATTTAGTTTAACTATTAAAGTATATTTAAATCAGTTTGTTTATAATTCCAATATTGAAAACTTTTAATAAGCAAATATAGCAGTTTTCCGTTGTAGTTATACGCTTGCTCGGTAGGGGCGCAAAATTTTGCGCCCCTAGAGATGTATCCCTCTGGTTCAAAGACCTCTAGCTATTCCTATAGCTCACAAAATTATAGGATTCAAAGTTAATATTATCGACCGCCGCTAGAAGTTGTATTGAAAGCGATCGCCCTGAGTAATTCATAGCCTATCGGTCTGCTGGCGCTTGCGTCGTTTGGGTTTACGCTCTTGCTTTGATGGATAATATTCGTCATCAGTATTCTCCAACTTGCGGCTGACGAGAGAAAACACATCTCGACGCATATAAGGATAGTCACTTACCCATAAATTCAGATCGGGAATGTAAATATCAGATACCTTAACAATGCTGCTAAGGTCTGGGCGATTCGACATAACTACCATCTCAGCAATCTGACCGCGCCTAATCGATTTATGAAGGCGGCGCAACGGTACTTGCAAAGCTGTAGAGAAACCACTATCGTCACCCACTTCTAAGTTAAGGCGACGTTCCCGGTTTTCAATAATTACTAACTGGCCCCGTTTGTTGACGGTTTGCTCTTCGCCAATCAATTCTTCAGACACAAAGATATCTAACACTCGACCGCGCCAGAACCCAGCATACAAGTAGCGGCGGCTACCAGCATTGCGGATGCTTGCCCAGTATATAGGCCCCCACAGCCAATATAGACCAGCAAAGATGCCCAGGAAAAATATGAGTCCACCAAATCCCTCTCCCACGATTTTGTAGGTGAAAAAAAGGACGGTGACAGCAACAACAGAAATCATCAATCGCTTTAAAAAATCTGCGAATTTGCCCCAGTAATATGCGTACTGGGGGCCAGTCGCAATTAGGGGAATTATTTGTTCAAATTTCTGGCGTGTTAGGGGGACTAGCATCAGTTTGGGTAATGGAGAATTGGTAATTGGTAATTGCAATTAGCCAGCTACAGAATTTTCTCTAAGCCATAGACCAGGGATTTTAGCTGGAGGACTTTGCGGATGGATAATAGGACACCGGGCATATAACAAGAGCGATCGCTTGTATCGTGGCGCAAGGTGTAAACTTGACCGGGGGCACCAAATATTACTTCTTGGTGGGCAATTAAACCAGGTAAGCGAATGCTGTGAATGCGGATGCCATCCTCTGTTAGACTGCCTCTAGCACCAGGGATTTTTTCACTTTCTTCCACAGATGGTGGATTATAAATTTTGCCCAATTCAGATAGCATCTGGGCAGTTTGAATGGCGGTACCGCTGGGTGCGTCGGCTTTTTGATTGTGGTGGAGTTCGATAATTTCCACATGGTCAAAGTATTGGGATGCTTGGATGGCAGCTTGCTGAAGCAAGACCATCCCGATTGAGAAATTGGGGATAATTAAACAACCAGTGCTAGCTTTGTCGGCAAATTCCGCAAGCTCTTGAATTTGTGCAGGAGTCATGCCAGTAGTGCCAACCACAACACGAACGCCATAAGCGATCGCAGCTCGCACGTTGTTATATACGCTTTTAGGGTGAGTGAAGTCTACCATCACCCCCACTTGTTTTTCCTGGGCAGCCATACACAGAGTACTTTCCAGTTCGTTAAGAACTGGAACTTCTAAAGCGCCGCAGCCAACAACTTCACCGATATCCTTGCCAATGTATTCGGGATTGCGGTCAATTGCGCCAATAAGCGTCATATCAGGTGCTTGGGCAACGGCTTTGACAACCTCGCGGCCCATTTTGCCAGTAGCACCGTTAACAACGACAGGGATAGGAGTTTGAGTAGTCATACTTTAATTATTGCGCTCATTCAATAAGGGTATTTTAGATTGAGGAGCGATCGCTCATCTTGGAGACGCGATAAATCACCTTCTCTACCAAGCCGGGGATTGAACCCCAGACGGACAAATTTAACTACGCGAACTGCGCCGATGCTGCAACAACCAGTCGTACAGCGCCGGATTGCTGTATGCTTGTTCCCACGATTCAACGTGGTCGGCTTCCGGGTAGACGGTAAACTTCACCTTACCGTTGCAGGCTTTAATCGCCTCCACCATTGCTTCCGACCCTTTTATGGGGACTCTACGATCCCGCGCACCGTGAAACGCCCATATTGGCAGGTCTTTGAGCGTGTTTGCGGTGACGGGGTTCCCGCGACCAGCAATGGGCACAGCGGCAGCAAAGCGTTGCGGCTGCGCGGCGGCTAGATTCCACGTTCCATGCCCGCCCATGCTTAAACCAGTCAGGTAAACTCGGCTGCGATCGACAAAGTAGGCATCCATTAACCGATCCAGAAAAGCGCTCAATAGCTCGGCTGACCAGGTTTCCCCTTCAGGACATTGTGGAGAGACAACAATAAATGGGAAGTTCTGATGCTTCTCCTGCTCTAGCATCTTGGGAATCCCCTGTATTTTCACTCGCTCTAAGTTATCGCCACGTTCGCCACTGCCATGTAAAAACAAAATTAAAGGCCATTGTTGTTCTAATTCTTCATAACCTCTTGGGCGAAACAGCAGGTAGTTGTATCTGCCAGTTTGATTAATTTTTTCTTGCGTCGGTTGCATAAGAGTTTCCCTTAAATAAGTTATTACCAAAATAACCTCGCGATCGCGCGTTGCAGAAGTTTCACTACCTCGAAGTTCAGCAACTTGGACCTTGTGGGAAAAGAGCGATCGCATCTAGATCAAAAACAGAAGAAGAAAGGCGCGATCGCACCTCTCTTCCTCTGCTACCTCTGCGGTTCGTGCCTCTTAACCCCCCAAGTTATCAGGGGGTAAAAATCTCCTACGGAACATCAATCGGAATGAGCGCATTCTCAGGCAGATAGCTGTGGTAACTGCCGCGATCCGCCAAAACCAATATCAAGCGTAGCGGATAGTCTGGGCCAACCTGCAAATCTGCCCAAGGTATAGCCAACTCCAAACACTTATCCAAACCCACTTGAGCGCGACTGAAACGGGGATGCCACTGATAACTCTCCCCAGCCTCCTGAAATTGAATTGTCCGCGTCAGTAAATTAACCGCTAGTTGGTGGTGAAACATATAGTTCACAGGCGCCTCATCGGGTACATTCGCTAACGGCGCTGGGCTGTTGTGCATAGTCTTGTCAGGATAAAACCACAGCAAATTCAACTCAGGCGGGCAGTCAACACCAGGTGTGACCCCACTTTTGAAATCCAGCCGCAGATAAAAATTCAGGTGATCAACCCCGTACCACAGCCGCTGAATGGCACTGCTTTTGTGCATCGTCCCCCGCGACCCGCCAATTTCGACGCGACCAGCTCGATCCCAATCCTGCTCATCTCCCAATCCATCTATAGTTGGGTGAATAAATCCCTCTGGTCGGTGGTCGCCGCGAACGTCGTGAATTTCCACACCTACCTTTAAATTCTGGGGAATTGGCTCATTCAAAGCCTGGTAGATTCCACTCAGGTGTTCGCGGAATAACTGGTCAAACATGGCGTCTTGGTTGGAGGAATGACCTTCCCCAAACCACCAGAACCAGTCAGAACCCTCGGCAGCATATAGGGCTTCCCAAACTTCGGGGTTGTTTTCTTCTGTGGCTTCTGGATGATTTGCTAAAACTTGTCGCGCCTCTGCTAACAAATCCCAGGCACGATTTTTTGCCTGGTCGCCAATCCATGTAGTCAAACTGCCATCCACCCAAGAACCGCTGTGCAATCGGTCAGATGGTAGGGTTGCTGTCGCTGGAAACTGTTCGAGAAATTCGCTAACTGTGACCAGTTTAATATCCTCGTACTGGGAAAGTGTCTGATAAAGCTTTTCCAGGAAGGGTTTGCCATCTTGGTAGTAGTGTTCCCAGCAGTTTTCCCCATCTAGGGCTATTGTCACCAGCCAGGGTTGGTCTGGTTGTCGGTGTTGTTGGCTGCGGGATATTGCTTCCAAGTGTCCTACTAAATCTGCGGCGGCGCGACCCGGTTCCATCGACCCGTAGCTAAAACCAATTAAGTCTGATAATCGGTGGTCGCGGAACACAATTGCTAAGTCGCCGTGAGGAGTTTCCAGGCGATAGGGACGATAAAGTAATTCCGGTTCGCAAACATTCCCCGCACCATCGCGGTTGAAGAAATATTTCAGAGTGGAACCCAATATTGCTTCATCCGAGCAAATCCACTTAAACCCCTGTTCGGCTATGTAAGGCAAAATTGCGGGACTGACTGCCTGTTCAGAAGGCCACAAGCCACGCGGCGCGACGCCAAACCTGTCTTTGTACATATCCCAGGATTTTCGTAAGTGCCGGGGAATATCTTCTGCCCACTGGAAGCGCTTTTGTGGCAAGGTCATATTGGGAATCGCCACCCGTCCCACGTCTGTGTCTGCAAGTAAGGGCAATATGGGGTGAGTGTAAGGTGTGGTGGTAACTTCCAGTTGCCCAGCCTCTTGCATTTGGCGATGTTGCGGTATTATGCGGCTGAGGATTTCTCGCTGTTTTGAGTAAATTCGCTGGCGATCGCTCAGGGTAAAATTTCGTTGCTGTCTAAGCCATCCATCAATTTCTGGGTCATCCCAAAATAGAGGGTCGATCCAAGCAAGATTGTGCCATGCTAGCAGGTCGCTGTAATCTTGCAGGCTCCAATTTTCCAAACACCAAGCTGCGCCTTTATCCTGTCGTTGATGGTAAAGTTCGCCATAGCGGGGATGGGGGTCAATCAGGGTATGGTGATTGGCGTCAAAAAAATGTTCGACGATGAATTGGTGCTGTTCCCGACTTAACTGTTCTGTAGGAGTCAGGGCAACTGTTAGGTATGGGTCGAAGGCAGTGCCAGCAATGTAATCCTCTAGTTGCAGAATCAGAGAAGGAACTAAATTAACCGTTTGATGTAACTTGGGATAATTTGCCAGCAGCAGCACTAAATCCAGGTAATCTTTCGTACCGTGCAGCCGCACCCAAGGTAGGCGATATTGGCCTGGGGCAATCGATACGCTGTCGCGACATTTGTACAACGGCTGGTGCTGATGCCAGATGAAGGCGACGTATAAGGGATGAGGCATAGGGATAGGTATGAATTATGAGTGTTGAGTGTTAAGTTAGAGCCTTTAAACTCAAAACTCAATACTCAACACTCAAGACTACCTAGATTACTTGTTCGACTTCAGCAATCTCAGGGATGAATTCGCGCAGGCGGCGCTCGATGCCCATTCTCAGGGTCATAGCCGAGCTGGGACAAGAACCGCAGGCTCCTTGCAGCCGTAGTTTGACAACTGGCCCGTCTATGTCTACGAGTTCCACATTGCCACCATCGGACATTAAGTAAGGGCGCAGTTCATCGAGAACTTGTTCGACGTTTTCAGAAGTGAGTGCCAGTGTTTGAGACATGGTTTGTTTACCTTATCGATTCTTTCGTGCGAAGAGCGATCGCTACGCTTTAGGCAGCTATGTCGATCCTAGTCCAACTGGACAAAAAAGATTGCGGAGCTTGAGGAAACTCATCCCCAAGCGCCATTCATGGCTTTGCAATCTTAAACAGCCACAGGTTCGAGTAACTTGACGTTGGAAAAGTTGAACTCGGTTGTAATCCGCTGACCTTGCTCGTTTGAGTGAATAACCTGACGAGTCATTACCCAGTAGTTGCCAACTTCTGAGAAACTATCCTCAAATTCCATTTCTTTGATCGTCTCGCCAGTCTGGGGATTGCGGAATACAACATCGTAGCGACTGGAAACGTAGCCTTTACCAGTGTCTAAGCTTTTTTGGGTATCGATGACAAAAGCCATGCGACCCATGACTCGGCTGACCTGGCAAATTTCTTTGCCCCGGATTTTGTAGTTAGACCCCATCGCATCGCCTTGGACTAGAATCTCCACCGCACCAGTGGAGTCTTCTTGTCCCACGTTGAATTGATTTTTTCCGTGAGCCTTTTCAAAATCTGCCCGTTTGCGGTGGGTGACAATATCCCTCAACTGGGTATAGACGCTTTCTTTCACGGTTTCGTCTTCGATACCAGTGACTTCCACGCTGAGGTCTTTGTTGATGCGAATTTTGCCTTCGTAGACTTCATCACCTTGCTTCAGTTTTATGTCAGCGCTGTAGCCGGGGAAGCCAGCATCCCAGGTATAGCGGTTTTCGTATGCAGCCCGAAACAAATCGCGAGCGTTTGTTTGCTCAGTCATAGAACCTTGAGTGAATCAACATCTCTAGTTTAAAAATCTTTGCATGGTAATTACAGCGCGATCGCCCCCAATGGATGGAAAAGCGGGATGCCATTGTGTAGACTCATGGCGATCGCTCTAAATTAATATATTCATCGAGCTTGTTTGTTGCGGAGAAATCATTACTGGTTCTTGATACAGCGGTATGGTGAAAGTTACGGTCGAGCCTAGTCCCTCACCCATACTGTAAAAATTAATTTCACCATTCATTGCTTCGATAAGCTTTTTCGAGATAGCTAGTCCCAAGCCAGTCCCAGCATATCGACTGGTAAGGGAGCCATCTACTTTAGTAAAAAGTCCAAATAGTTTATCTAGTTTGTCGATAGGAACCCCGATGCCAGTATCAGCTATGGCAATTTCCACCATACCTGGGAGTTGCTGGTTGCGGACGCGAATTTTCTTCTTAACAATCTTAGTGCTGATAGTAATTTCACCATCGGGGGTAAATTTAATAGCATTTCCCACAATGTTTAACATGATTTGGAGAAGCGCTCGGTAGTTACCGTAAAGCAGAATTTCATCGCGGGTTGGCGGCTTTTCAACGATCAATTCTAAGTGCTTCTGCTGTACGCTTTGCCGCGTTAGATGTTCGGTATCGCTCAACAGTTCTTTTAAGTTTACAGATCCCAGTTCTAGCTCTAAATCTTTTTTATCCGGCTCACCCATGTCCAAAATGTCATTGATAATGTTCAGCAAACGTAGAGATGAACGGTGAGCTTCTTCGATAAATGCCCTTTGTTCGTCTGGCTCGTCCACCATATCATCTAAAATTAGGCTGAGGAAGCCAATCATGCCATTGAGCGGCGTGCGGAGTTCGTGGG
The Microcoleus sp. FACHB-831 genome window above contains:
- a CDS encoding precorrin-8X methylmutase — protein: MEWHVTDAQSLAIIDREIGDHAFSPAEYEIVRRVIYATADFEYKSLIRFSERALQAGAAALAARSTIVVDAPMVQVGITPQIQSTFANPVYCSMEALTRPQKEKTRAAWGIETLAKRYPEGIFVVGQAQTALTALVELIEAEEIRPALVIGSPSGFIDVDVAKDRLKDSLIPHIRIEGRKGSSVVASAIVSGLVDLAWQAYGQAPHNMG
- a CDS encoding CBS domain-containing protein; the encoded protein is MPKTVADVMSHDPIVVSPQTPLKEAIQILAERRISGLPVVDELGKLVGVISETDLMWRETGATPPPYFMILDSVIYLENPGRYEQELHKALGQTVGEVMTSEAITIKPDKPLREAAKLMHDKNIRRLPVIDAAGLVIGMLTRGDIVRAMAAE
- a CDS encoding phosphate ABC transporter permease, whose translation is MLVPLTRQKFEQIIPLIATGPQYAYYWGKFADFLKRLMISVVAVTVLFFTYKIVGEGFGGLIFFLGIFAGLYWLWGPIYWASIRNAGSRRYLYAGFWRGRVLDIFVSEELIGEEQTVNKRGQLVIIENRERRLNLEVGDDSGFSTALQVPLRRLHKSIRRGQIAEMVVMSNRPDLSSIVKVSDIYIPDLNLWVSDYPYMRRDVFSLVSRKLENTDDEYYPSKQERKPKRRKRQQTDRL
- the dapB gene encoding 4-hydroxy-tetrahydrodipicolinate reductase, with the translated sequence MTTQTPIPVVVNGATGKMGREVVKAVAQAPDMTLIGAIDRNPEYIGKDIGEVVGCGALEVPVLNELESTLCMAAQEKQVGVMVDFTHPKSVYNNVRAAIAYGVRVVVGTTGMTPAQIQELAEFADKASTGCLIIPNFSIGMVLLQQAAIQASQYFDHVEIIELHHNQKADAPSGTAIQTAQMLSELGKIYNPPSVEESEKIPGARGSLTEDGIRIHSIRLPGLIAHQEVIFGAPGQVYTLRHDTSDRSCYMPGVLLSIRKVLQLKSLVYGLEKIL
- a CDS encoding GAF domain-containing sensor histidine kinase, with amino-acid sequence MTEELSAQYQKQLTQIAKNIRCTRDINIIWQQTVQGLGKALEVSRCIICPYKNSSSEVQVMAEYCQQPFTSMLGGVMTVAEEPELTQALTTKEPIVLDTPEGVKDKFERYTLLAIATCYEDQPNSLIVLHQCDRLRQWNAAEIEFVRELADQVGAALAHATIYQELQEAREQAQAASHLKKEFLGTISHELRTPLNGMIGFLSLILDDMVDEPDEQRAFIEEAHRSSLRLLNIINDILDMGEPDKKDLELELGSVNLKELLSDTEHLTRQSVQQKHLELIVEKPPTRDEILLYGNYRALLQIMLNIVGNAIKFTPDGEITISTKIVKKKIRVRNQQLPGMVEIAIADTGIGVPIDKLDKLFGLFTKVDGSLTSRYAGTGLGLAISKKLIEAMNGEINFYSMGEGLGSTVTFTIPLYQEPVMISPQQTSSMNILI
- a CDS encoding prolyl oligopeptidase family serine peptidase, whose amino-acid sequence is MQPTQEKINQTGRYNYLLFRPRGYEELEQQWPLILFLHGSGERGDNLERVKIQGIPKMLEQEKHQNFPFIVVSPQCPEGETWSAELLSAFLDRLMDAYFVDRSRVYLTGLSMGGHGTWNLAAAQPQRFAAAVPIAGRGNPVTANTLKDLPIWAFHGARDRRVPIKGSEAMVEAIKACNGKVKFTVYPEADHVESWEQAYSNPALYDWLLQHRRSSRS
- the nblB gene encoding phycobilisome degradation protein NblB, which encodes MTVTPESVKELLDSENFGERLRGINQLRQLEKAIAFELIQPVVNDSNTRVRYAAISQLDTLGEQDLSKTFTILRDRLLNDSEPDVQAAAADALGALRMTDAFEDMQRLYQNSPEWLVQFSIIAALGEMGDSRAFELLKSALISENQLIRTAAVSSFGELGDSRAVSLLVPYATDEDWQIRYRVVQALNRLGGDEARKVIETLAKDEVEQVAQEAQASLK
- a CDS encoding NifU family protein; translation: MSQTLALTSENVEQVLDELRPYLMSDGGNVELVDIDGPVVKLRLQGACGSCPSSAMTLRMGIERRLREFIPEIAEVEQVI
- a CDS encoding glycoside hydrolase; the protein is MPHPLYVAFIWHQHQPLYKCRDSVSIAPGQYRLPWVRLHGTKDYLDLVLLLANYPKLHQTVNLVPSLILQLEDYIAGTAFDPYLTVALTPTEQLSREQHQFIVEHFFDANHHTLIDPHPRYGELYHQRQDKGAAWCLENWSLQDYSDLLAWHNLAWIDPLFWDDPEIDGWLRQQRNFTLSDRQRIYSKQREILSRIIPQHRQMQEAGQLEVTTTPYTHPILPLLADTDVGRVAIPNMTLPQKRFQWAEDIPRHLRKSWDMYKDRFGVAPRGLWPSEQAVSPAILPYIAEQGFKWICSDEAILGSTLKYFFNRDGAGNVCEPELLYRPYRLETPHGDLAIVFRDHRLSDLIGFSYGSMEPGRAAADLVGHLEAISRSQQHRQPDQPWLVTIALDGENCWEHYYQDGKPFLEKLYQTLSQYEDIKLVTVSEFLEQFPATATLPSDRLHSGSWVDGSLTTWIGDQAKNRAWDLLAEARQVLANHPEATEENNPEVWEALYAAEGSDWFWWFGEGHSSNQDAMFDQLFREHLSGIYQALNEPIPQNLKVGVEIHDVRGDHRPEGFIHPTIDGLGDEQDWDRAGRVEIGGSRGTMHKSSAIQRLWYGVDHLNFYLRLDFKSGVTPGVDCPPELNLLWFYPDKTMHNSPAPLANVPDEAPVNYMFHHQLAVNLLTRTIQFQEAGESYQWHPRFSRAQVGLDKCLELAIPWADLQVGPDYPLRLILVLADRGSYHSYLPENALIPIDVP
- a CDS encoding TPM domain-containing protein, translating into MQQRFPQRILVSLAAFFIALSLWAIAPVAYAYDNPNLLPNAPTPIIDLAKSLTATQEEALAKNLESFEAETGWKLRVLTQFDRTPGRAVRDFWHLDDKSILLVADTRGGNILNFNVGDTIYKMMPRTFWIELQTRFGNMYYVRENGEDGAILGALETLKTCLRRGGCSVVPGLPKEQWILTLITSTLGGVIFGFASIPRKEGQVFAWQWALIFSPLWGILFLAFGVGPVVTRTSEWLPLFRNVAGFAIGALVAYLSPTFTQSTTSET
- a CDS encoding DUF3386 domain-containing protein → MTEQTNARDLFRAAYENRYTWDAGFPGYSADIKLKQGDEVYEGKIRINKDLSVEVTGIEDETVKESVYTQLRDIVTHRKRADFEKAHGKNQFNVGQEDSTGAVEILVQGDAMGSNYKIRGKEICQVSRVMGRMAFVIDTQKSLDTGKGYVSSRYDVVFRNPQTGETIKEMEFEDSFSEVGNYWVMTRQVIHSNEQGQRITTEFNFSNVKLLEPVAV